In the genome of Diaphorobacter sp. HDW4A, the window AATGCAGCTCTTCGGCCAGTGCCACGAAATAGCGAAGCAGTCGTGTTTCGATCATCAGGATGCCGATCATGCGGTGTGCCCGCGAAATTTAATAATATTTAAAAGATATTAAACAAGATATTAATAATATTTGACGCGAATCACGGTGGGAGATGAAATAAGGGCATGTACGGTGATTTGGGGCGTTTTGAATCGGCTGTAAGCATCACCTGAACACCATAGGATGGAAGGATACAAACATGCAGGCAATCGAAAAAATGGAGTCGACCAATCGCGTGGCATTTGCCACCGTCCAAGGTGCGACAGGTGCTGTGCACACGCCTTCGGGCAAGCCCGTTGCGAGTAACGCGCATCCAGTGCCGGATCGTCGCGGTGCAAACTTCTACGTCACCGACAGCGAGATGGAGTCGCTGCTCAAGCTCTATCTGCCCGAGGATTTGTTCCTGCACCTGCTGCCGCACCTCACGCGCATGGGCGAACTCGCGGGAGGGCGGCTCGATGATCTGGCGGGCATTGCGGACAAGAACCCGCCCGAGCTCGAGCACCGCAGTCGTTCGGGCGAGAACTTGCAACGCATCATCAAGCATCCGGCCTACGAAGAGATGGAGCGCGTCGCGTATGGCGAGTTCGGCCTGCAGGCGATGTCGCACCGTGATGACATGCTGGGTTGGAAGGGCAAGCTGCCACCCATCGTCAAATACGCGCTGACCTATCTGTTTGTGCAGGCTGAGTTCGGGCTGTGCTGTCCGCTGTCGATGACAGATTCGCTCACCCGCACGCTCAAGAAATTTGGTACCCCGGAGCTGGTGGAGAAGTATCTGCCGCAGCTGTTGTCGCTTGATTGGGATGAGCAGGCCCAGGGGGCCATGTTCATGACCGAGCAGGCGGCGGGCTCCGACATCTCGAACACCGAGACCATGGCTTACCCGAACGCCGATGGGTCGTGGCGGCTGGTGGGCGACAAGTGGTTCTGCTCGAACCCTGATGCCGAATTTGCGATGGTGCTGGCACGCGTCGATGGCGATCCTGTGGGGATGAAGGGTATCTCGTTGTTCCTGCTGCCGCGCTATTTGGACGATGGCAGCACGAATCAGTACCGGATCATCCGTCTCAAGGAAAAGCTGGGCACGCGCTCGATGGCAAGCGGCGAGATCACGCTCGAAGGCGCAAGGGCATGGCTTGTCGGAGAACGTGGTCGCGGTTTTGTGCAGATGGCCGACATGGTCAATAACTCGCGCTTGTCCAACGGTGTGCGCTCCGCCGGCATGATGCGTCGCGCGGTGGCCGAGGCGGAATATGTCGCGCACGCACGCATCGCCTTCGGTAAGCGTTTGGAAGACATGCCGCTCATGCGCCGCCAGATCGACAAACTGCGCGTGCCGGCCGAGCAGGCGCGCACCATGGTGTTTCAGACCGCGCAGACATTGGCACGCTCTGACGCGGGCGACAAGGAGGCCTACGCGCTGCTACGCATCCTCACGCCGATGATCAAGTTCCGCGCCTGCCGCGATGCGCGCAAGGTCACCGGCGATGCGATGGAGGTGCGGGGCGGCTGTGGCTACATCGAGGAGTGGAGCGATCCGCGCCTCGTGCGCGATGCGCATCTGGGCTCGATCTGGGAAGGCACGAGCAATATCGTCGCGCTCGATGTGATCCGCGCGATCAAGCGTGAGGGCTCGTTGCCGGTGTTGCAGAAATACCTGTCTGGACTGCTGTCCGAAGCGTCACTCAAACCGGGCTATGAAAAGGTCTTGCGCGAAGCGCTCTCGCGTGCCAGCGCGCTCGCCCAGAAGGTGGCGGAGCAGGGGCTGGACCAGCTTGCGCGCCAGGCTGCGACGGCGCTGTATTGCTGCACGACCTCCATCGCCATGGCGTGGGAGGCTTCAAAGACCGGCTCCACGGAACGCATGCGACTGTCGCAACTGGTGGTGGTCCATCGCTTGCTGCCGCGTGATCCGCTCAGCGATGAAGGTGTGATACCGGCGGCGTGGTCTTGAAAGATCGCCACAGACTTCCAACAAAAAAGCAGGAGACAGACAGATGTTCAAAAAGCGTCAATTCATTCTGGCGATGACCGCCGCTGCGGCAGCTTGTCTGCCGATGGCCAAGAGCTTGGCCGCCGAGAAATTTCCCGAGCGCACGGTGATGTTCGTCGTGCCCTTCCCGCCGGGTGGACCGACCGATGCCATGGCGCGCGTGCTCGCCGTAGAGCTCGGCAAGGAACTGGGCCAAAGCGTGATCGTGGAGAACAAGGCGGGCGCGGGCGGCAACATCGGCGCAGAATATCTCGAGCGTGCCAAGCCCGATGGCTACACCATCATGTTCGGCACCTCGGGGCCGCTGGCGATCAACCAGAGCCTCTACAAGAAGATGGGCTACGACCCGCGCACGAGCTTCGCGCCCATCATGTATGTGGGCTACCTGCCCAACATTCTGGTGGTGCGCGAGAGCCTCGCGGTGAAGACCGTGCCCGAGCTCATCGCGCTCGACAGGGCCAAGCCCAATAAGCTGAGCTTCGCCTCGTCGGGCAATGGGGCATCATCGCATCTGGCCGGCGTGATGTTCAACGAACTCGCGGGCACCACGCTGATGCACGTGCCCTACAAGGGCACGGGGCCTGCGCTCAACGATCTGCTGGCGGGACAGGTGGACATGACTTTCACTGATATCCTCACCGCGATGCCGTTCATCAAGGCCGGCAAGGTGAGGGCACTTGGTGTGGCGACCGCCAAACGCTCCACCGCGATGCCCGATATTCCGACGATTGCCGAGCAGGGACTCAAGGGCTACGACGTGAGCGTGTTCTTTGGCGTGGTCGGCCCCAAGGGCATTCCAGCCGATCGTGTGCAGGCACTCAACCACGCGTTTGCCAAGGCACTTGATTCCGACAGCGTGAAAAAGGCCTTCGCGGCTCAAGGTTTGGAGCGCGGCGGAGACACGACGCCTGCTTATCTCTCGAAATTCATAGCCTCCGAAGTGGAGCGCTGGAGCAGCGTGGTCAAAAAGTCCGGCGTGACGCTGGACTGATGCGCAACGGGCAAACGGGCAACTCGATTCTCGAAACGGCACAAGGAGATACGGTATGGCAGATTCTCTGCGGGCTGTCGACTGACTTGGTGAAAACGGCACGGAGCGCCAGACAGTGGCAAACTGAATGGTCGATGGAAAAGAAATCAGGAGAACAAAGATGACCCAGTTGCCAAGCGCGGGCGCGCTTCAGGGCTTGCGTGTGCTCGATCTCTCGCGCATTCTCGGTGGGCCGTTGTGCGGTCAGATCCTTGGCGACCATGGTGCTGACGTGCTCAAGGTGGAACCGCCGCAGGGTGACGACACGCGCACCTGGGGACCTCCGTTTCGCGACGGCGTGGCCTCGTACTACTATGGGCTCAACCGCAACAAGCGCATCCAGTTCCTTGACCTCGCCAAGCCCGAGGGCCAGCAGCGTGTGCGCGAACTCATGGCCGAGGCCGACGTGGTGGTCGAGAACTTCAAGATCGGCACCATGGAAAAATGGGGCATAGGCTGGGAGCAGATGCAGCGCGAGTATCCGGCGCTCATCTGGTGCCGCGTCTCGGGCTTTGGCGAAGATGGCCCGCTCGGCGCATTGCCCGGATATGACGCTGCCATCCAGGCCATGGCAGGCATCATGAGCGTGAATGGCGAAGCTGGCGGAGACCCGCTGCGCGTGGGACTTCCGGTCGTCGACATGGTGACCGGCATGAACGCCGTCATCGGCGTGCTGCTCGCGCTGCACGAACGCGCGCGCAGCGGCAAGGGCCAGCTCATCAACGCGTCGCTTTATGACTCGGGCATTTCGCTGCTGCACCCACATGCGGCCAACTGGTTCATGAACGGCAAGATCCCGCAGCGTACCGGCAACGCGCATCCCAACATCTATCCGTATGACGTGGTGAACACCGGCACATCGCCCATCTTTCTCGCAGTGGGCAACGACCGCCAGTTCAAGCTGATGTGCGAGCATCTCGGCCAACCCGAACTGGGCACCGATGAGCGCTTCGCCACCGCCGGTCAGCGCTCGGTGAATCGCGTTGCGTTGAAAGCGCTGCTGGAGCAGGCCCTCGCCACCCGAGACTGCGTGCAACTCGCTGACGAACTCATGTCCATCGGCGTGCCTGCTGCGCCGGTGCTCGACGTTGAGCAGGCACTGGAAGCACCGCATACACAGCACAGTGAAATGGTGATCCAGATGGGTGAGTACCGAGGGCTGGGCGCGCCGGTGAAGCTCAGTAGAACGCCCGCGACGTATCGGTTTGCGCCGCTGGCGGAGGGTAGGGATTTTCTGAAGGATAAATGAAGGACTGGTTGCCGTCTGATCAAGATTCGTCTGCGGACTTCTTGAATTCGCGCGTGGCATCAAGCCGCGCTTTAAGACTCTCAATGACTTCTTGCGCTGCCATTCCGCCACCGTCGTCGCAGGTTCGTTGGATCGCGTGCACCCCACGTTGAGCGAATGTCCATTGCTGTACGGTCTGCAATGTCACGCGTGGACCAAAGCTGCTGCTGTTGCTGAGAGTCGCGTTGTGATGCGCGATGATCTGTTGGGAAGACAGCGCAGCATTACCTGCGCTGGTGTGAGCGTCCTCCAGAAGCACGACTGGAAAACCAAGACGCAAGGTGCACAGGACTTGTTGAACATCGATGACGATCAGGGCGATCCCTGTACGCGGGGTGGTCCAATGGATGAATGGGCATTGTGACCATTCCCAGCGATCAGTGTGAAGCGTATCGAGCAGAAAAATGGACACAGTTGACTCACGTCGGTTGTGTCCATGGTGCGCCCAAACTCTGCAGTGTCAGGGCCGCAGGCCCAGAGACATCAAGCCTGCTCAGCCAACAAATCCTGCAGCGCTTTCACCTGCTGGCGCAGGCGTTCGTTTTCTGACTCCAGCTCGGTCACGCGCTTGCGCAGTTCGTCTACGGAGGGTGCTGCGTCAGCTGATGTTTCCGCGTCGTCCGCAGAGGACTCCATGGCTTCTGCCTTGGGCTTCTTCTTGGAGTCACGCACGCGCTTGGCGGCGGCCTTGAGTTCCTGGGCCCCGCCTTGAGCGGCGGCGGCCTGTTCGGACTGGGGCAGGGAGGACACCACGGCGGCGGCGTTGAGCGAGAGTTCGCCGGACTTCACGGCGGCCACCACTTCGGGGGCGGCGTTTTCCTGAATCGTCTCGATCATCTTCACCTGGCTTGCGGTCAGGCGGGCCGCGCGGGCGAGGGACTCTCGGGTGTCTAGCGTATCGTCCGGCACCTTGGCCACGCTGGCGAGCGCCTTGGCTACGACGGGGTCGGTATCGCCTTCCCATGGGGCCTGTTCGCCGCCGTTGGCTTCCTTGGCCTCGGCCTTGGCGGCGACGACTGCGGCGGCCGCTGCGGCGCGGCGTTCGGCGATGATTTCACGCTTGCGCAGGGCGAGCACGCCGCGCTGGAATTCAGAGACGCTGCGGCGGCCCAGATGCTGGTCGATCATCCACAGGTGCACGTCTTCCATGCTCTTGAAGCGCGTGTTCTGGATCGTGTTGAAGCTCAGGCCGTTTTTCTCGCAGATGCCGAAACGGTTGTGACCGTCGATCAGGATATTGCCCCACAGCACCAGCGAGTCGCGGCAGCCTTCGTCCATGATGCTGCGCTCGAGCGATTCGTATTCGTCAGGCGTGAGCGGGTCGATGTAGGCCTTGAGTTCGGGCAGCACGACGATGTCGTCGGCCGTCGGGTTTTCGAGTTTGTTGTCGGGGTTGGCGTTGGCAGGGAGTTCGTAAGTCATTGCAGCAAAACAAAGGACAAAGGCCCCGACATCAGGGCCTTTGTCAAATCAAAAATAGGGGAGGGTCAGGCGTTCAGCAGACGTGAGATCAGAGCGCCTTCGACAGGACCTTCGAGCGGAATGCGCACGCGGATCGGGTTGCCTTGCGCGACTTCGACGGGCTCGCCATCCATGTTGAACATCTTTTCCAGCTTCACTTGGCGGTTGCCTTGTGGGTGGATGATCTCCAGCGTATCGCCCACCTGGAAACGGTTCTTGGTTTCCACTTCGGCCAGGCCATCCGCATAACCACGCACCTCACCCACGAAGTGGCTGCGCTGCAGCACCGAGTGGCCGGTTTCGTAGTTCTGATAATCCTGCGACGGACGGCGTTCCATCAGACCGCCGGTGTAGCCGCGATTGGCGAGGCCTTCGAGTTCGGTGATCAGCTCGGGGTTGAACGGGCGACCGGCCACCGCGTCGTCGATCGCTCGGCGATACACCTGCGCAGTGCGTGCCACGTAGTACAGGCTTTTGGTGCGGCCTTCAATCTTGAGCGAGTCCACGCCGATCTTCACCAGGCGCTCCACGTGCTCCACGGCGCGCAGGTCCTTGGAGTTCATGATGTAGGTGCCATGCTCGTCTTCCATGATCGGCATGTTTTCGCCGGGGCGGCCCATTTCCTCGATCAGATAGACCTGATCGGCCTTGGGATGGCGCTCGCCGTTGCCGCACGTGCTGAATTGCGAATCGGCATCTTCGCGGGCTTTTTCAAAGCTGAAGCCGTTCTCCATCGTCTGCGCAAGCGCTTCGCCGGTGTTGGGGTCGACGGCGGCGTCGTGCGTCTTGTATTCCCAGCGGCAGGCATTGGTGCAAGTGCCTTGGTTTGGGTCGCGGCGGTTGAAGTAGCCCGAGAGCAGGCAGCGGCCCGAGTAGGCGATGCACAGCGCGCCGTGCACGAAGACTTCGATCTCCATGTCGGGGCATTCCTGGCGGATCTTCTCGATCTCGTCGAGGCTCAGCTCGCGCGACAGGATGATGCGCGAGACGCCGGCCTTCTGCCAGAACTTCACGGTTGCGTAATTGGTGGTGTTGGCCTGCACGGAGAGGTGAATCTCGGCCTCGGGCCACTTTTCCTTCACCATCATCATCAGGCCCGGGTCGGCCATGATGAACGCGTCGGGCTTGAGCTCCATGACGGGCGCCATGTCGCGGATGTAGGTGCGCACCTTGTCGTTGTGCGCGATCAGGTTGCTCGTGACGAAGAATTTCTTGCCCCGGGCATGCGCCTCCTGAATGCCCTGAGCGATCTGCTCGAGGCGGAATTCGTTGTTGCGGGCGCGCAGGCTGTAGCGTGGCTGGCCGGCGTAGATTGCGTCGGCGCCGAAGTCGTAGGCGGCGCGCATTTTGTCGAGCGAGCCGGCAGGCAGCAGCAGTTCGGGGGCTTTGAGAGTCATAGTCGCCATTTTCTCAGATACGGCAAGCAGCTTTCCTGCGGAGTGTTTTTCCGTGCGCGTCAGGTTGGAGGAGGCCTCCACTGAAACCATGTGCTGCTCTCTAGTGGGGCAGGTGAACCTTCGGTTTTTCCGGAGCGGCACCCGGCAGAACCGAATTGGCAGTGGCGTCCATGTTGCACACAATCTCGTCCATGTGATCGACATTGTGGGCGGAAGTGTTGTATATGAATGTATCTGAATGGAGTGCAGCGCTGCCTGTGTGGTTGCTGATGGCCATGGGCGTGTTCCTGTTGGCGGGGCTGGTCAAGGGCGTCGTGGGGCTGGGCCTGCCGACCGTCGCCATGGGACTGCTCGCCCTGCGCATGCCGCCGGCCGAAGCGGCGGCGCTGCTCGTGGTGCCTTCGCTGGTCACCAATCTTTGGCAGATGCAGCCGATGACATCCTTGCCCGCGTTGTTCAGGCGCATGGGGCCGATGCAATTGGGCATCTGTGCGGGAACAGCGGTGGGCGCTTTGCTGATCGGAGCACCTGCGGGCGCGTGGGCTACCGTGGCTTTGGGCATTGCGCTGATCGTTTACTCGGGCTGGGTTCTGCTCGGGGCGCAGTGGCGCGTCGCGGCAGGGCAGGAGGCATGGCTGGGCCCGGTGGTGGGCTCGGCGACAGGGCTTGTCACCTCGGCCACGGGCGTGTTTGTGGTGCCTGCAGTGCCCTATCTTCAATCACTGCAGATGCAGCGCGACGAGCTGATTCAGGCGATGGGCCTGTGCTTCACGGTGTCGACGCTCGCGCTCGCGGCGGGGCTGGCCTGGAATGGCAGTTTCAACACCGGCGATGTGGGCCGGTCGGCCTTGCTGCTGGTGCCCGCACTGCTGGGCATGCAGATGGGCACATGGCTGCGCTCGCGGCTGTCGCCGTTGTGGTTCAAGCGTTGTTTGATGATGGGATTGCTGCTGCTCGGCGTGTCGATGGTGGTTCGCTGAAGACAAAGCTGGCTTGATTCGTGGGTACAGTGGCGACTGTCATCGTGTCCCTTGCCGAATCCATCATGCCCACAGAAATCGAACGCAAATTCCTCGTCCGCGACCGCTCCATCGTGTCGGGGCTGACGGGTGTCCGTATGGCCCAAGGCTATCTCGCGGACAACGGCATGATCGTGCGGGTGCGCGTCGTGGGCGACAAGGGATTCCTCACGCTCAAGGGCAAGACCGTCGGCCTCTCGCGTGCCGAGTTTGAATACGAGATTCCGCTGGCGGATGCGCAAGTGCTCTTGGCCGATTTCGCCAGTCTGGGGCGCATCGAGAAAGTGCGCTACTACCTGCCTGTGAATGAACTGACGTTCGAGATTGACGTGTTCGAGCAGGAGCTTTCAGGCCTCGTCGTCGCGGAGGTGGAACTGCCGTCCGAAGACCATCCGGTGCCATCATTGACTTGGCTCGGCGACGATGTGAGCCACGATCCGCGATACCGCAATTCGGAGCTGGCGGTGAGCCGAACCGTACCGCGCTAGACGCGGCGCTTTTCCAGCTTGCGCGTAAGCGTTCGGCGGTGCATGCCCAAGCGACGCGCGGCCTCGGAGATGTTGAAGCCGGTCTCGGCCAGCACCTCGTGGATGCGCTCCCATTCGAGCGTCTTGATGGAACTGGAGCGGTTGGTCAGTTCGACCTCTTCATTGCCTTCGGTGTGGCCGAAGGCGGCCTCGATGTCGTCGGTGTTGGAGGGCTTGGCGAGGTAGTGGCAGGCTCCGAGCTTCACGGCCTCCACGGCGGTGGTGATGCTGGCGTAGCCCGTCAGAACGACGATCAGCATGTCTTCATCGTGCGCGTGCAGCTTGCGCACGCAGGTGAGGCCGGTGGCTTCTCCCTTGAGCTTCAGATCGACAACGGCATAGCCCGGATCGTGGGTTTCGAGCAGCTTTTCCATGTGCTCCAGGCTGTCGGTGTGCAGCACCTTGTAGCCACGGCGTTCGAACGAGCGAGCGAGGGTGCGGCCGAAGGCTTCATCGTCTTCGACGATCAGGAGCAGGCGCTGTTCTTCGTCCTGCGGATCGCCTGCGGGGTCCGGAATCGGGGCATCAATGTTCTGCATGGGACTGGCCAATCTCGGAAATTGTCTCTGTTCTCGTCTTTGTTTCTGTCTTCGGGGCAGAGCTCGTCTCGGGCAGGACGATGGACGCCAGCGGCAACGTGATCGTTACCACCGCGCCGCTGTCCGCGCGATTGCGTGCGTGGACGCTGCCACCCAATGTGCGGGCCACGTTCATCGAGAGGAACAGGCCCAGACCACCGCCCGGGCGGCCCTTGCTCGACACATAGGGCTTGCCGTACTGGGCGAGAATTTCCTTCGCAAACCCAGGACCGTCGTCGCAGACGGTGATGACCAGCGCTGTTTCGGTGCGCTCGGCGATCAGCGCCACCCAGTGCGGCGAGGCGTCCCGGGCATTGTCGAGCACGTTGAATACCATCTGCTCCAATGTGGCATCCGCCACCATCGGGCGGTCGTCGCCGAACTGGTTGTCGTAGACGAAGGTGTTCACGTAGCGGGTGCGGCTCCATTCGGCGGCGAGCGAGTCGAGAAAGCGGCAGACGGTGGTCTCGGTCGATGCCTCGCCGCGCGCCTCGCCTGCGGACATGAGAATGTCGCTCACGATCTTCTTGCAGCGCTGCACCTGCACCTGCATCTCGGCGATCTCTTCGAGCAGCATGGGGTTCTTTGCGAGCGCCGGCTCACGTTTCCAGTCGCCCAGAATCACGGCCATGGTGGACAGCGGTGTGCCCAGTTCATGCGCCGCGCCGGAGGCCAGCAGGCCCATGCGCACGACATGCTCCTCTTCGGTTGCGCGCTGGCGCGCTGCGGCCAGTCGTGCATCGCGCTGGCGCAGGGTGCGCGCGATGCGCGTGATGAACACGACGATCAACGTCGCGTTGAGCACAAAGCACACCAGCAGGCCAATGACATAGGGGCTTGCCAGTCCGCGAATCGGGTCGTGCGCGATGGGCAGGTTGATATGGTGGATGCTCAGCACAAAGAAGCACAGCGCCGTGACGACCACAATCGTCCAGATGTAGCCGCCGCGCAGCAGCATCGCGCCCACGGCGATCTGCAGCAGGTACAGGAAGACGAAGGGGTTGCTGGTGCCGCCGCTCAGGTAGAGCTGTACCGTGAGCACGGCAACGTCGACCAGCAGCGCAAGAAACAGCTCCACATTGCGCACGCCGCGCCCTGTGCGCCAGCGCAGCATGGTGACCACGTTGAAGGCCGCAAGGCAGGCCACCACCATCAGCATTTCCTGCACCGGCAACTGCAGGTTCATTGTGTAGTGGGCCACCTCGATGGTGAAGATCTGACCGACCACCGCAATCCAGCGCAGTTGAATCAGCAGGTGCAGATTTTTGAGACCAGCATGCGTCGCGGGCGAGCGCAGGGCTCGCGCGGGGATGCCGGTCGTGTCCACAATGCTGCCGCTGCTGGTGTTCATGAGGCAGGATTGTCGCCAAATCAAGCGTCGGCTGCCGAGTCAGGGCCTTGGCGCGTTTTTGTGCTCATGGCGCACCACCAGCCATGCCGCACCCAGCACCATGAGCGCGAGGCCATACCAAGTGAGGATGTAAACGGTGTGGCTGTTGTGGAACTTCACCACGGTCATTCCGCTGCGCGGCCAGGGACCCTGCATGGCGTTAGCCGGTGTGGGCGTGTCCGTATTCACATGGGCACCTTGTGGAATGCCCTGGTCGATGAAGAGGGGCTGCACATTGGCAAGGCCCTGTGCCTGCCCGATGGCGGCCACATCGCGGGAGTACCACTTGCCGTTGGCCGCATCGTTCTTGCGCAGGAATCCGCCATCCGGCTCGGCCGCGCGCAGCAGGCCTTCCACGCGGGCGTTGCCCTGTCCGGGCTCGGGCGGCTGGGCGGACGCGCGCTGGCCTTCGGGCACGAAGCCGCGATTGACGAGCACGACCTGGCCGCTTGCGGTCTCAAGCGGCGTGATGGTCCAGAAGCCTGCGCCGAGCTCGGTCAGTGCCTGTGTGAAAACGGTCTTGTCGGCGAGCCACTGGCCTTCGACGAAGACCGGCAGGTAGGCATGCTTCTCACCGATGTCGGCAACGGGCTCGGAGCGTAGCAGTTGCGAGACGGAAACCGGCGGTTGATGCAGCCTGGTTTCCACGCGTTCCATCAGATCGAGCTTCCACGCGCGGCGTTGCACCTGCCAGGTGCCGAGCGTGACGAAGCTAAAAAACAAGGCGATGCCCACAATCGTGAGAATCGCCTTGCTGATGGCAGAGCGCCTGCTGGCGCCCTGCGAGGTGACCGGGTTGGTCAAGGGGTGTGGTGTGCCGGAGCGGTCTGTGCCGGTGGTGCGTCCGGCATGACATGCTTGGGCATCATGTTGGTGTTCATGTGGAACATCACCCACAGCGTACCGGCGATGCCGATGGCCACGAAGATGATCGTGAAGATGGTGGACAGCATGGTCCAGCCGCCTTCGACCTTGCCGTTCATGTGCAGGAAGAAGATCATGTGGATCACGATTTGCACGACGGCGAAGCCGCCCAGCACCAGCACCGCAGTCTTCTTGTCGGTGATGATGTCGGCCATGACCAGCCAGAACGGGATCGCCGTCAGAATGATCGACAGGATGAAGCCCGTCATATAGCCCGAGAACGTGCTGTGCGGACCTTCGTCGTGGTGGTCGTGACCGTGGTCGTCATGATGATGACCAGCGTGATTGTGTGCTGCGCTCATCAAAGGGCTCCCATCAGATAAACGAATGTGAAAACACCGATCCAGACCACGTCCAAGAAGTGCCAGAACATCGACAGGCACATCAGGCGGCGGTTGTTGGCGGGGTTGATGCCGTGCTTGGAGAGCTGGATCATCAGCACGACGAGCCAGATCAGACCGAAGGTCACGTGCAGACCGTGGGTGCCCACCAAGGTGAAGAACGCCGAGGTGAACGCGCTGCGTGTCGGGCCCGCGCCTTCGTGGATGAAGTGCGAGAACTCGTACAGTTCCACGCCCAGGAACGCCAGACCGAACAGGCCGGTGATGGCGAGCCAGAACAGCGTGCCGCCCAGCTTGTTCTGCTGCTTTTGCAGCATGGCGAAGCCGAAGGTGATCGACGACAGCAGCAGGAAGGCCGTGTTGATGGCCACCAGCGGCAGGTCGAACAGTTCCTTGCCTGTGGGGCCGGCAGCATAGTTGTTGCCGAGCACGCCCCAGGTGGCGAACAGCGCTGCGAAGATCAGGCAGTCGCTCATCAGGTAGAGCCAGAAGCCCAGAGCGGTGCCGTTTTCCGGATGGGGTTCCTCGGCGAGGTGGTACTCGCGTGGACCGATGGCGTTGGTGTACGAATTAGACATGGCTTGCAGCGGCCTTAGCGAGTTCTTGCGTGCGCAGCTCTTCCGTCGCGGTCACTTCTGCCGCAGGGATGTAGTAGTCACGCTTGTAGTTGAACGTATGGATGATCGCGGCCAGTACCGTCAGGGCAAACGAAACGATCGCCAGCGGCCACATGTACCAGATCATCGCGAAGCCGAATACGGTGGCCAGGCCCGAGATCACTACGCCTGCGCCGGTGTTCGAAGGCATGTGAATGGACTTGAAACCTGTCAGCGGACGCTTGTAGCCGTGCTTCTTCATGTCGTGCCATGCGTCGATTTC includes:
- a CDS encoding acyl-CoA dehydrogenase family protein, which translates into the protein MQAIEKMESTNRVAFATVQGATGAVHTPSGKPVASNAHPVPDRRGANFYVTDSEMESLLKLYLPEDLFLHLLPHLTRMGELAGGRLDDLAGIADKNPPELEHRSRSGENLQRIIKHPAYEEMERVAYGEFGLQAMSHRDDMLGWKGKLPPIVKYALTYLFVQAEFGLCCPLSMTDSLTRTLKKFGTPELVEKYLPQLLSLDWDEQAQGAMFMTEQAAGSDISNTETMAYPNADGSWRLVGDKWFCSNPDAEFAMVLARVDGDPVGMKGISLFLLPRYLDDGSTNQYRIIRLKEKLGTRSMASGEITLEGARAWLVGERGRGFVQMADMVNNSRLSNGVRSAGMMRRAVAEAEYVAHARIAFGKRLEDMPLMRRQIDKLRVPAEQARTMVFQTAQTLARSDAGDKEAYALLRILTPMIKFRACRDARKVTGDAMEVRGGCGYIEEWSDPRLVRDAHLGSIWEGTSNIVALDVIRAIKREGSLPVLQKYLSGLLSEASLKPGYEKVLREALSRASALAQKVAEQGLDQLARQAATALYCCTTSIAMAWEASKTGSTERMRLSQLVVVHRLLPRDPLSDEGVIPAAWS
- a CDS encoding tripartite tricarboxylate transporter substrate binding protein translates to MFKKRQFILAMTAAAAACLPMAKSLAAEKFPERTVMFVVPFPPGGPTDAMARVLAVELGKELGQSVIVENKAGAGGNIGAEYLERAKPDGYTIMFGTSGPLAINQSLYKKMGYDPRTSFAPIMYVGYLPNILVVRESLAVKTVPELIALDRAKPNKLSFASSGNGASSHLAGVMFNELAGTTLMHVPYKGTGPALNDLLAGQVDMTFTDILTAMPFIKAGKVRALGVATAKRSTAMPDIPTIAEQGLKGYDVSVFFGVVGPKGIPADRVQALNHAFAKALDSDSVKKAFAAQGLERGGDTTPAYLSKFIASEVERWSSVVKKSGVTLD
- a CDS encoding CaiB/BaiF CoA-transferase family protein — its product is MTQLPSAGALQGLRVLDLSRILGGPLCGQILGDHGADVLKVEPPQGDDTRTWGPPFRDGVASYYYGLNRNKRIQFLDLAKPEGQQRVRELMAEADVVVENFKIGTMEKWGIGWEQMQREYPALIWCRVSGFGEDGPLGALPGYDAAIQAMAGIMSVNGEAGGDPLRVGLPVVDMVTGMNAVIGVLLALHERARSGKGQLINASLYDSGISLLHPHAANWFMNGKIPQRTGNAHPNIYPYDVVNTGTSPIFLAVGNDRQFKLMCEHLGQPELGTDERFATAGQRSVNRVALKALLEQALATRDCVQLADELMSIGVPAAPVLDVEQALEAPHTQHSEMVIQMGEYRGLGAPVKLSRTPATYRFAPLAEGRDFLKDK
- a CDS encoding plasmid replication/partition related protein, which translates into the protein MTYELPANANPDNKLENPTADDIVVLPELKAYIDPLTPDEYESLERSIMDEGCRDSLVLWGNILIDGHNRFGICEKNGLSFNTIQNTRFKSMEDVHLWMIDQHLGRRSVSEFQRGVLALRKREIIAERRAAAAAAVVAAKAEAKEANGGEQAPWEGDTDPVVAKALASVAKVPDDTLDTRESLARAARLTASQVKMIETIQENAAPEVVAAVKSGELSLNAAAVVSSLPQSEQAAAAQGGAQELKAAAKRVRDSKKKPKAEAMESSADDAETSADAAPSVDELRKRVTELESENERLRQQVKALQDLLAEQA
- the yegQ gene encoding tRNA 5-hydroxyuridine modification protein YegQ: MTLKAPELLLPAGSLDKMRAAYDFGADAIYAGQPRYSLRARNNEFRLEQIAQGIQEAHARGKKFFVTSNLIAHNDKVRTYIRDMAPVMELKPDAFIMADPGLMMMVKEKWPEAEIHLSVQANTTNYATVKFWQKAGVSRIILSRELSLDEIEKIRQECPDMEIEVFVHGALCIAYSGRCLLSGYFNRRDPNQGTCTNACRWEYKTHDAAVDPNTGEALAQTMENGFSFEKAREDADSQFSTCGNGERHPKADQVYLIEEMGRPGENMPIMEDEHGTYIMNSKDLRAVEHVERLVKIGVDSLKIEGRTKSLYYVARTAQVYRRAIDDAVAGRPFNPELITELEGLANRGYTGGLMERRPSQDYQNYETGHSVLQRSHFVGEVRGYADGLAEVETKNRFQVGDTLEIIHPQGNRQVKLEKMFNMDGEPVEVAQGNPIRVRIPLEGPVEGALISRLLNA
- a CDS encoding sulfite exporter TauE/SafE family protein, whose protein sequence is MNVSEWSAALPVWLLMAMGVFLLAGLVKGVVGLGLPTVAMGLLALRMPPAEAAALLVVPSLVTNLWQMQPMTSLPALFRRMGPMQLGICAGTAVGALLIGAPAGAWATVALGIALIVYSGWVLLGAQWRVAAGQEAWLGPVVGSATGLVTSATGVFVVPAVPYLQSLQMQRDELIQAMGLCFTVSTLALAAGLAWNGSFNTGDVGRSALLLVPALLGMQMGTWLRSRLSPLWFKRCLMMGLLLLGVSMVVR
- a CDS encoding CYTH domain-containing protein — translated: MPTEIERKFLVRDRSIVSGLTGVRMAQGYLADNGMIVRVRVVGDKGFLTLKGKTVGLSRAEFEYEIPLADAQVLLADFASLGRIEKVRYYLPVNELTFEIDVFEQELSGLVVAEVELPSEDHPVPSLTWLGDDVSHDPRYRNSELAVSRTVPR
- a CDS encoding response regulator transcription factor yields the protein MQNIDAPIPDPAGDPQDEEQRLLLIVEDDEAFGRTLARSFERRGYKVLHTDSLEHMEKLLETHDPGYAVVDLKLKGEATGLTCVRKLHAHDEDMLIVVLTGYASITTAVEAVKLGACHYLAKPSNTDDIEAAFGHTEGNEEVELTNRSSSIKTLEWERIHEVLAETGFNISEAARRLGMHRRTLTRKLEKRRV